The genomic interval aattacatatatGTAATAAATTACCTTAAATTAATTCATAGACAAACAACTACAAAACTCACGTCCTAATAAGAATGTAGAGGCTTATCTTTAAGCATTTTGTTGAAAAACATTGACTGAAGAATTTAATCTGAAGAATCAGTTGCTGAGCATGATGCTCCGACCCCAGGATGCGGTGCAATGTTTTCTGCTCAGGGAATTGGCATTGCTGTCCCCTTCCTTATACAAATTGAAGAGCAGAGTGGTAAAGCATTGACTCCAAGAGCCCTTGGATACTGGGCTGTCTGTTGTGTAACACAGGAGAGGTTTCTTGTGCTGTTGTCTTTTCATAATCACAAATAGCCTTTTTCTTAGAGAAGCTGACAATGTGGTTTGCAGAATGAAAAGTGGCACCCTCTTTGGTTAAAGGAAATGGTTAAAGTACTTAGGCACTTAGGCTTAGCAGCCGTTTGCAGGGTTTCTGTGAAGCACCTAATTGGAGGCAAAAGATGCTGGGGTGGAGCATCGTCAGTGCTCCAGTGAGGCCAATTgcctgcaggggtgcaggagacTTGCCTCTCCTTGCACTGGCAAAAGATGAGGCAGCTTATGAATACTCATGTATTTTTCAGGGTTTCTTTCTCGCAATTTCATTTCACTTCCCTTTTCACTTGTTCTTCTAATTTACTAATGTTTCTTACAAATACATTGTTTAGAGAAAGTAGCACAGATCTTCTGAACTGCATGCAATTTATAAAAACAGCAATAGCCCTTTTCACAACAAAGAAGTAGGATAGGCATCATttattattgcaaaataaattcaTGTAGGTTATGAGAGTCACTCACCACTGCAACAGTTATTTAAAGGCTATGTACAGCATTTTGCCCTGCTTTACGCTGTCTGTGATTTGGAATAACTTCCCTGAAGTTATTTCTCAGGGGAATGACAAAGAAACCAAAAGAAATTCTTAGTTTCTTTGAACTACTGAGACCTTTTCCTAACTAAAGGAAACAAATGATTCCCCTTCCGTGGCAAGGGTTATTGGATCCTTTGCTATTTCTGTACCTTTCTCCAATGCAGATTCTCACAAAAGATGCTGTTACTACCCAGGTTGATGGGGTGGTGTACTACAGGATCCACAGCGCTGTCAGTGCCGTTGCTAACGTCACTGATGTCCATTCAGCTACCTTCCTCTTGGCACAGACAACTCTGAGAAACGTTCTGGGTACAAAGAGCTTAGCTCAGCTCTTGGCAGGTCGGGAAGAGATTGCACAAAATATCCAGGTAAATTTAGCTCTTGATCACTGACAGACATGGAGATTTGTCGTTAGaaatgctctctttttttctttcatagtgATAGCAAAAGTCATTTTTATGTCTTTCAATTATATATCTTGTTGCTTAAAGTAAGAAAGAATTGTTGTAAAGATATTTCCCCAGATTCTTGTAGAAGAGTTATTTCCTGTCAAAAAGCAATGGAAATGTTGAACTTAACCAGCAAAATGAATAAAGCACTGTAAGTAGTCTTTGCACAGAGATTGCTGCAAGCTCTGCAACAGTGAGTAATGAGAGAGAATCCTACTGTTTATAGGAAGCTCTACCTTTAGCTAACCCCTGACCGGACTTTAAACTGGCATTAGAGAAGCCATAGGACAGCGCCCTTATAAATTCCCTAGGTACGGGAAAATCTTCAGTTACCCTCTCTGTCTCAGACACAAATGTCACTCAGCAAGAGATTCATAAGGAACTGGGCTGTAGTACCTGCCATACTCATGCCACCACTGATGTTTGTGCTCCAGGAGTGCTCCATCTTTCTGGTGTGTAGATTTGCGCTCCACATTTCCATCTAAAAGGCAGGGTAAatcatacatttttctttctgctgtcacTGTTactgttggtttgtttgtttgtctctaAGACTATCCTTGATAGCACCACAGAGCAGTGGGGAATCAAAGTAGCTCGTGTGGAAATCAAAGATGTCAGGATTCCTGTGGCAATGCAGAGGGCAATGGCAGCTGAAGCAGAGGCTGCACGAGAGGCAAGAGCTAAGGTGAGGCCCACTGCAATGTTTCCCCCCCCAGCTGCAACGTCCCGCATCTTTGTCTTGTGCATCCAAGTGCATATTTATTTCCTTCCCATTCTAAAGGTGTCTCTTCTCCTCTGTTGAGCATCACAGTGTCATTTCCCTTTCTCTTACTCTGCAGGTTGTGGcagcagaaggagaaatgaaTGCTTCTAAAGCCCTCAAGCAGGCCTCCATGGTGCTGACCGAGTCTCCAGCGGGTCTTCAGCTGCGCTACCTGCAAACATTAACTACGCTGGCAGCAGAGAATAATTCCACCATTGTCTTCCCTCTCCCTATAAATATGCTTGAGGCCTTGGCGCAGAAAAATAGAGGAGGATAAGCACTGTTCTACTCAAGTTCCTTGCGCAGAGAGATTTGCTTCCCAGGAAGCAAGAGTTTCCAGGATACCCGAATTAAATGAGATAGCATGCTTTGATCCTCTGtatcaaaaaaaagtaaaaatagttcaATTATAGCCACACATAGCTCTCACATTAGGAAACTGCGTTTGAGCACAGAAAGCTGCAAAATTGACACATCAAGCAGTTTCAGCGCACACTTATCTCCAGGTGAAATGGCGGACAGTATGTAAAAGGCATGTTGGACTAACATGAAATTGGCATGATATTTTCACCCCATTTTACAAATTTGTGGATGAAATAATAGACCAGTGATTTATCTCCTATCAAGAACCTATGAGCTCTTGATTAGCTCATAAACCTACTCCACACAGGAGAAGGGTGAGATGTTGCCGTTTAACTCAAGCCCTGTAAAGTGGAAAGAAGGATTTGTCCCCCAACCTTAGAGAGAGTATTCCAGAACTACTAATAGAATTACTAGATAATTTGTATGTGGCTGGAACAGCCAATTCTTCATCTTATATAAGTAATAATTAACAGTTGCTTTACTGGCCTCAGTGGAATTTTGCTTAGGTAAAAATATTACAAGAATCAAGATTTTGATTTGTATGCTCTTTGCCATATCACTGAAATTTCTATCAGCTCTGTCATAAAAGGAGGAGAATATATGTCTGTCTATTACAGCCACATTTCTTAAACTTTTGAAAGCTGAGCCAACCTTGAGGGAAATGAGTTGCTGTTATGTTAATTTAAGTATCTATCTTTCCTCCCACAGAAGGTTTCTTATCGTCCCTTGCAGATATCATAAAATGGTGGTACAGCTTCTCATAGCATGAGCCTTCTGCACCCTTCACCTGCGCTATGCCTGGCAGTTGAGTAGGGAATGCTGCTAATATCAGAGTTTAGCTATTGGTGGTATCTGAGTTCACAGCCTTCAAAAATGGCTGGACAGCTCACATTTCAGACACGCTGATGGGTTGCCTGCAAATGAATCTGCAGGCTCTTGTGGTGTTGCTGTTCTAGTAGGCACTGTGCATATCTCATCCACTCATGCCTCACCACTGTCCCTTGCTATCCAGTAGGGTCATCTGAGTCCAAATTAGCCAGATTAACATTGATCTCCCCGTTCTGATATTGCTGGCACAGGCCTGTATTGACTGCACACACAAGCAGTCCAGGTGGCAAATTTGTGGACTTGGTGGCCACTGGCAGGAAGACAGTGGTGTGAGCATCTCAGGATGGTAACCTGTTCCACCAACACAGCTTGTccctgcagctcttctctgcctcaAGTATGACCATCTGAAACAGGATAGGACTGCAAGTAAAACCTACGTTCACTTGTCATTCTACTTATCAGTgttttcaatacattttttttttaaaggatactgCTATCCTaagagaagaaagattttgagttttgtggttgttttttgttaTCATCTTAGTATGTGATTTGCGGAAGTCTTTATAACCATGGCAACAAAACTTCCCACCTGCTTCTGTTGACAAATGTTACATCTCCATTACAGTTCTCTGCATACTCACAGAAGCAGCAGTGCTTTTGGGCACACAGATTTGcttcaattttttaaagtaatgcaaaTTACTTGaattctaaaacaaacaaacaatgaccatgggaccctgtctgaagatcaacagctgatggggagagatgggatccaccttaccaagcggggcacgcgtgtctttgccaacagattggccagcctggtaaggagggctttaaactaggcagatgggggaaggggagtggtatagggacagggtagtcagtaaaacaccgctcaagtcaggatgcctccagcgggtgcatgcagccaggggagacagcatgcaacatggctgtggaggatcctcttgcacctctcctgggaagcctgcgtgcttgactggctctctgaaatgcctgtataccaatgcgcgcagcatggggaataagcaggaagaattagagatctgtgtgcggtcgcagggccatgatctatctcattgcagtgacagagacatggtggggtagttcacatgactgggatgctgtcatggatggctatgtgctttttaggaaagacaggccaggaaggcgaggtggtggtgttgctctttatgtgagggagcagctagaatgtatggagctctgcctcggggtggatgaagagcaagttgagagcctatgggtaaggattaacgggcaggctaacatgggtgacactgttgtggggggtttactacaggccacctgatcaggaagggTGGTCGAAGagtccttctacagacagctggaagtagcctcacgatcacaggccctggttctcatgggagacttcaaccaccctgacatctgttggcaagacagcacagctaggcacaaacagtcaaagaggttcctgcaaagcattgatgataatttcttgactcaggtggtggagacgccaacgaggagaggtgcaatgctagaccttgtactaacgaaccaagaaggtctagttggagaggtgaaggttgggggcagccttggctgcagtgaccacgagatggtggagttcaggatcctacgaggagggagcagggcaatgagtaggattgcaacgctggacttcaggagagctgactttggcctcttcagggacctacttggatgaatctcctggggtagggccctagaaggaagagggatccaggagagctggttaatattcaagcgtcacttcctccaggctcaagagcagtgcatccctctgaggaagaagtccagcaaagcaggcaggagacctgcatggaggagcaaggaactcctggccaaactccaacagaagaaggaagtacacagaatgtggcaaaggggacaggccactcgggaggaatacagggacattgtcagagcgtgcagggatgcgacgaggaacgctaaggcccagttggaattaaatctggcaagggatgtcaaggacaacaagaaggccttcttcaaatacatcagtagcaaaaggaggacgagggaaaacgtgggcccgctgctgaatggggcgggtgccctggtgacgaaggatacagagaaggcagagttactgaatacctgctttgcttccgtctttactgctaagaccagccctcaggaatccgtggccctggagatgagagaggaaggctggagaaaggaagactctcccttggtggaggaggatcaggttagagatcttttgtccaaacttgacatccataaatccatgggccctgacgggatgcatccgcgagtgctgagagagctggcggatgttatc from Struthio camelus isolate bStrCam1 chromosome 1, bStrCam1.hap1, whole genome shotgun sequence carries:
- the STOML3 gene encoding stomatin-like protein 3 — encoded protein: MDPKRETPKKSSTEHLIADRREGIGVCGWILVSLSVLLLLITFPVSIWTCIKVIKEYERAIVFRLGCILSKKAKGPGLILILPCTDIFIKVDLRTVTCKIPPQEILTKDAVTTQVDGVVYYRIHSAVSAVANVTDVHSATFLLAQTTLRNVLGTKSLAQLLAGREEIAQNIQTILDSTTEQWGIKVARVEIKDVRIPVAMQRAMAAEAEAAREARAKVVAAEGEMNASKALKQASMVLTESPAGLQLRYLQTLTTLAAENNSTIVFPLPINMLEALAQKNRGG